Proteins from a single region of Pseudodesulfovibrio portus:
- the atpD gene encoding F0F1 ATP synthase subunit beta, with protein MANTGKIVQVIGAVVDVEFAEGNLPNILSALEIKNPNNTDAPVLICECAQHLGNNVVRTIAMDATEGLVRGMACVDLESPITVPVGSGSLGRIMNVVGEPVDELGEVPCEKRLPIHRDAPAFTEQSTKVELLETGIKVVDLLIPFPKGGKMGLFGGAGVGKTVILMEMINNIAKQHGGISVFAGVGERTREGNDLYHEMKDAGVLEKAALVYGQMNEPPGARARVALTALTCAEYFRDEEGQDVLLFIDNIFRFTQAGAEVSALLGRMPSAVGYQPTLGTDLGGLQERITSTNKGSITSVQAVYVPADDLTDPAPATTFAHLDGTLVLSRQIAELGIYPAVDPLDSTSRILSPDVLGDVHYSTAREVQSVLQKYKDLQDIIAILGMDELSDDDKLTVARARRIQRFLSQPFHVAEVFTGVSGVYVKTEDTVQAFRDILDGKYDDLPEQAFYMCGGIEEAIEKAKQ; from the coding sequence ATGGCTAATACTGGTAAAATCGTTCAGGTAATCGGCGCCGTCGTCGACGTCGAATTTGCCGAAGGGAATCTTCCCAACATTCTGTCTGCGTTGGAGATTAAAAACCCCAACAACACTGACGCTCCCGTGCTGATCTGCGAATGCGCACAGCACCTGGGTAACAACGTCGTTCGCACCATCGCCATGGACGCCACCGAAGGTCTCGTCCGCGGCATGGCATGCGTCGACCTGGAATCTCCCATCACCGTTCCCGTCGGTTCCGGTTCTCTGGGCCGCATCATGAACGTCGTCGGCGAACCCGTTGACGAACTGGGCGAAGTACCCTGCGAAAAGCGTCTCCCCATTCACCGTGACGCTCCCGCCTTCACCGAACAGTCCACCAAGGTGGAACTGCTCGAAACCGGCATCAAGGTCGTTGACCTGCTCATCCCGTTCCCCAAGGGCGGCAAGATGGGCCTGTTCGGCGGCGCCGGTGTCGGCAAGACCGTTATCCTGATGGAAATGATCAACAACATCGCCAAGCAGCACGGTGGTATCTCCGTGTTCGCCGGTGTTGGTGAGCGTACCCGTGAGGGCAACGACCTTTACCACGAAATGAAGGACGCCGGCGTTCTGGAGAAAGCGGCATTGGTCTACGGCCAGATGAACGAACCTCCGGGAGCCCGTGCTCGTGTTGCTCTGACCGCACTGACCTGCGCAGAGTACTTCCGTGACGAAGAAGGCCAGGACGTGTTGCTCTTCATCGACAACATCTTCCGCTTCACCCAGGCAGGCGCAGAGGTGTCCGCACTTCTCGGCCGCATGCCTTCCGCAGTTGGTTACCAGCCGACCCTGGGCACCGACCTCGGTGGCCTTCAGGAGCGCATCACCTCCACCAACAAGGGTTCGATCACCTCGGTCCAGGCCGTTTACGTCCCCGCCGATGACTTGACCGACCCCGCACCGGCCACCACCTTCGCGCACCTTGACGGTACGCTGGTTCTGTCCCGTCAGATCGCCGAGCTCGGCATCTACCCTGCGGTTGACCCGCTGGACTCCACCTCCCGCATCCTGTCTCCGGATGTCTTGGGCGACGTGCACTACTCCACCGCCCGTGAAGTTCAGTCCGTGCTCCAGAAGTACAAGGACCTGCAGGACATCATCGCCATCCTCGGTATGGACGAACTGTCCGACGACGACAAGCTGACCGTTGCCCGTGCACGCCGCATCCAGCGCTTCCTGTCGCAGCCCTTCCACGTTGCCGAAGTCTTCACCGGCGTCTCCGGCGTCTACGTCAAGACCGAAGACACCGTGCAGGCCTTCCGCGACATCCTGGACGGCAAGTACGACGACCTGCCCGAGCAGGCCTTCTACATGTGCGGTGGTATCGAGGAAGCCATAGAGAAAGCCAAGCAGTAA
- a CDS encoding F0F1 ATP synthase subunit gamma: MASLRDVQNQIVGVKKTKQITKAMNMVASAKLRNAQERIERFRPYADKFYEMLGDLAAGADESVHPLLEVRDEVKTVGIMVTTSDRGLCGAFNVNIINKAMKLANEKAAEGKAIKMYCIGKKARDAFRKTDYEIVRAEADAMTNFDFTLAASVGNELIAGYIEGELDEVHVVFGEFVSMAKQPPVDLTVLPMAADEEEGAGGSSGDYLYEPSVEGLLAELLPRFIKVQVYRGLLDTSCSEHAARMAAMDNATKACDELSDSLTLLYNKTRQAAITGDLMDIVGGVEALKG, from the coding sequence ATGGCTTCGTTAAGAGACGTCCAAAATCAGATAGTTGGCGTCAAGAAAACCAAGCAGATCACCAAGGCCATGAATATGGTGGCCTCGGCAAAACTGCGCAACGCACAGGAGCGTATCGAACGCTTCCGTCCGTATGCGGACAAGTTTTATGAGATGCTCGGGGACTTGGCGGCCGGCGCTGACGAATCGGTACACCCGCTGCTGGAAGTCCGGGACGAAGTAAAGACCGTGGGCATCATGGTCACCACTTCCGACCGCGGCCTCTGTGGCGCATTCAATGTCAATATCATCAATAAGGCCATGAAACTGGCCAACGAGAAGGCGGCCGAGGGCAAGGCCATCAAGATGTACTGCATCGGCAAGAAAGCCCGTGACGCCTTCAGGAAGACCGACTACGAAATCGTTCGCGCAGAAGCGGACGCCATGACCAACTTCGACTTCACCCTGGCAGCCAGCGTCGGCAACGAGCTGATCGCCGGCTACATCGAGGGCGAACTCGACGAAGTTCATGTCGTGTTCGGTGAATTCGTGAGCATGGCCAAACAGCCGCCCGTCGATCTGACCGTCCTGCCCATGGCAGCCGACGAGGAAGAAGGCGCGGGAGGCAGCTCTGGCGACTACTTGTATGAACCGTCGGTTGAGGGACTGCTCGCAGAGTTGCTTCCTCGTTTCATAAAAGTCCAGGTCTACCGAGGCCTGCTCGACACTTCGTGCTCCGAGCATGCAGCCCGTATGGCTGCCATGGACAACGCCACCAAGGCGTGTGACGAACTGTCGGATAGCCTGACCTTGCTCTACAACAAGACAAGGCAGGCCGCCATTACTGGCGATCTCATGGACATTGTCGGCGGCGTGGAAGCGCTGAAAGGATAA